From a region of the Castanea sativa cultivar Marrone di Chiusa Pesio chromosome 10, ASM4071231v1 genome:
- the LOC142613930 gene encoding transcription factor bHLH36-like, translated as MSKGRSHKILSTPDNNEENLGNNNERKIMRRDNERQRREQMASLYSSLRLLLPLEFIKGKRSVSDLINEAANYIKHMTEKIQGLQVERDQLKNPSNSTAFIPGIESSNNCSLNYVTVRVSEAGIEILMSSWLREEGFLLSKVLELLLEEGLSVIRCASNKTSERLFLTIQSEVCDPTCFNLSELQQKLNAMCNYG; from the exons ATGAGTAAAGGTCGGtcacataaaatattatcaacTCCGGacaataatgaagaaaatttagGTAATAATAATGAGAGGAAGATCATGCGTAGGGACAACGAAAGACAAAGAAGGGAACAAATGGCCTCTCTGTACTCATCACTTCGATTGTTGCTTCCTCTTGAATTCATCAAG GGAAAGCGTTCAGTCTCGGATCTCATAAACGAAGCTGCAAATTATATTAAACACATGACAGAGAAGATCCAAGGACTACAAGTCGAGCGAGATCAACTGAAGAATCCATCCAATTCGACTGCTTTTATTCCTGGGATAGAAAGCTCAAATAATTGTTCACTGAACTATGTTACAGTTCGTGTATCCGAGGCTGGAATTGAGATTTTGATGAGTAGCTGGTTGAGAGAGGAAGGTTTTCTTCTATCAAAGGTGCTGGAATTATTGCTTGAAGAAGGACTTAGTGTGATTAGGTGCGCCTCCAACAAAACAAGCGAAAGGTTATTTCTTACTATTCAGTCTGAG GTTTGCGATCCGACTTGCTTCAATCTATCTGAGCTTCAACAGAAGTTAAATGCTATGTGCAATTACGGGTGA